A single genomic interval of Dysidea avara chromosome 8, odDysAvar1.4, whole genome shotgun sequence harbors:
- the LOC136262711 gene encoding G patch domain-containing protein 3-like encodes MSQDIMSSSDMTETLNVTDDFIIGNIPLEFRSADLRSYFSQFTEKGGFQCFHFRHRPQVSSDGSDSQHCCCVVRVEPSMIDEFLHLYSNKSWELASGELVKGNVNISKASNDNLTAVGGGQQLTKHDINSLPELNPPHVMPRGNVGTPLATFMDLIRACKFPSHLIKKLQLKFPNSRSAKKYGAVPFEYENQQPFNKQDHLLLSELEMKKAKRKKIDKQHVSSIMDTPVKDDEHDAEDWERFEALHDDVDKQGRTRERLFEEELEVVWDKGSSGLVFYTDAAYWRSLEETDFDEETADDKDIDMGAYYGHSEVELDRDARQLLEMSREQRLRRGEMVEGIGAFEQHTKGFGGSFLKQSGWTKGCGIGRKMTGVSEPVELDGQSPHCKRGLGYHGEKLDTTRTSGHKLKKQKLTKDCLISTVYDKPMEHVDTEYQSAPSTRLKYRQRLSSASRL; translated from the exons ATGTCTCAAGATATCATGAGCAGCTCTGACATGACAGAGACATTAAATGTCACTGATGATTTTATAATTGGAAATATTCCACTTGAATTTCGTTCTGCAGACCTTAGGTCATATTTTTCACAGTTCACAGAAAAGGGAGGTTTTCAGTGTTTTCATTTCCGTCATCGACCACAAGTCTCTTCTGATGGATCAGATAGTCAACACTGTTGTTGTGTAGTGAGAGTGGAGCCCAGTATGATTGATGAGTTCCTACATCTCTACAGTAATAAATCTTGGGAATTAGCTAGTGGGGAACTGGTAAAAGGAAATGTGAATATTAGTAAAGCTTCAAATGATAATTTAACTG CTGTTGGTGGTGGACAGCAGTTGACAAAACATGATATCAATTCTTTACCTGAACTTAATCCTCCTCATGTGATGCCACGGGGTAATGTTGGCACTCCCCTTGCTACATTTATGGACCTTATAAGGGCATGCAAATTTCCTAGTCATCTAATTAAAAAGTTGCAACTGAAATTTCCCAATAGTAGATCGGCAAAAAAGTATGGTGCAGTTCCTTTTGAATATGAGAACCAGCAGCCATTTAATAAGCAAGACCACTTGCTTTTGTCTGAGTTAGAGATGAAAAAAGCTAAAAGAAAGAAGATAGATAAGCAGCATGTATCAAGTATTATGGATACACCTGTAAAA GATGATGAACATGATGCTGAAGACTGGGAACGATTCGAGGCTCTACATGATGATGTTGATAAGCAG ggGAGAACTAGAGAAAGACTATTTGAAGAAGAGCTAGAGGTAGTCTGGGATAAGGGCAGTAGTGGATTAGTATTTTACACTGATGCTGCTTATTGGAGGAGCTTGGAAGAAACTG ATTTTGATGAAGAGACAGCAGATGATAAGGATATAGATATGGGTGCCTATTATGGCCATAGTGAAG TTGAACTTGATCGAGATGCCAGACAACTGTTGGAGATGTCACGGGAGCAGAGGCTAAGAAGAGGAGAAATGGTGGAAGGGATTGGTGCTTTTGAGCAACATACTAAA GGATTTGGGGGAAGTTTTTTAAAACAAAGTGGATGGACAAAAGGATGTGGGATAGGACGTAAAATGACTGGAGTGTCAGAACCTGTTGAACTTGATGGACagtccccacattgcaaaagaGGATTAGG GTATCATGGTGAAAAACTAGACACAACAAGAACCAGTGGTCATAAACTTAAGAAGCAGAAACTCACCAAGGATTGTTTAATATCTACTGTGTATGATAAACCAATGGAACATGTTGATACTGAGTATCAATCAGCTCCGTCCACCAGATTAAAGTATCGTCAGAGGCTAAGCAGTGCCTCAAGGCTTTGA